The DNA window AGTTGCCGTCTCCAGGATTAAGGGCAATTGCCGTTTTAAGGTTCAACTTAGTTCCTTCAGGGCTTGCAGGGCATACCAGCGCACGGCTGAAGAAACAGGCGGGGTGAGGTGATCCAAATCCTCCGCCGCGCACCACCGCAAATCGTGGTGCTCTGCTTCCGCTCGTCTCAAGTTGCCGGAGACGGGACGTGCCCAGTAGATCATCCCAACGTGCTCGTGCGTTTCCGAGATACGATGGATGTCCAGAAACCGAGGCGCGATGAGCGCACGCGTGCCAGGGCTGGTCGTCGGCGGGCGTTCACCGACCAACTCGATCTCGAGTCCGCTTTCCTCTCTCCCTTCGCGCAAAGCGGCCTGCTCAGGGTCCTCATCAAGTTCAACATGACCGCCGAGCGGGAGCCAGCGATCAAGTCGACGGTGATGCACAAGCAGCACGCGGCCCCGGTCGACAATGAAAAGGGCCACGGTGAAATCGATCTTGTCGTGCAGATGCGGCATGACAATCAGTAATCGTAGAGGCCTTCGTCGTGTGAGTATCCTCCGACTCCGGAACCACCCTCCCCTCCGGGGCCTCCCATGAAATCTCCAAGCACATCCCCCATGTCCTCCTCAATCTTTT is part of the Verrucomicrobiota bacterium genome and encodes:
- a CDS encoding NUDIX domain-containing protein gives rise to the protein MPHLHDKIDFTVALFIVDRGRVLLVHHRRLDRWLPLGGHVELDEDPEQAALREGREESGLEIELVGERPPTTSPGTRALIAPRFLDIHRISETHEHVGMIYWARPVSGNLRRAEAEHHDLRWCAAEDLDHLTPPVSSAVRWYALQALKELS